The Akkermansia muciniphila genome contains a region encoding:
- a CDS encoding M15 family metallopeptidase: MLLASCSGTGDFKPAFNQPLQPVMQPGFVYVDQVAPLVKTNLKYAGYDNFVGRPLDGYHGRRAILRTQTARALKKVSEDLYRQGYVLEIYDAYRPHTAVLDICKWGADAGDQKMKARYYPNIDKAKVFGDHYVRDFSEHSRGVAVDVSLLYAKTGKPVDMGGHHDLLDPSSATDSPLVTPVQHRNRMILKKAFEKQGFANYSPEWWHYRLLNEPAPSLHYYFPVWDGMAAR, translated from the coding sequence ATGTTACTGGCTTCCTGTTCCGGCACCGGGGACTTCAAGCCCGCGTTCAACCAGCCGCTCCAGCCCGTGATGCAGCCGGGCTTTGTTTATGTGGACCAGGTGGCCCCGCTGGTGAAAACCAACCTGAAGTATGCCGGTTATGACAACTTTGTGGGGCGTCCGCTGGACGGCTACCACGGCAGGCGCGCCATCCTGCGCACGCAGACGGCGCGCGCCCTGAAAAAAGTCTCGGAAGACCTGTACAGGCAGGGCTATGTGCTGGAAATTTATGACGCCTACCGTCCCCATACCGCCGTGCTGGACATCTGCAAATGGGGCGCGGACGCGGGTGACCAGAAGATGAAGGCCAGGTATTACCCGAACATTGACAAGGCAAAGGTATTCGGGGACCACTATGTGCGCGATTTCTCGGAACATTCCCGCGGCGTGGCCGTGGACGTCTCCCTGCTGTACGCCAAAACCGGAAAGCCTGTGGACATGGGCGGCCATCATGACCTGCTGGACCCCAGCTCCGCTACGGACAGCCCCCTGGTGACTCCGGTCCAGCACCGGAACCGGATGATTCTGAAAAAGGCATTTGAAAAACAGGGGTTTGCCAATTATTCCCCGGAATGGTGGCACTACCGCCTGCTGAATGAACCGGCGCCCTCCCTGCATTATTACTTTCCGGTGTGGGACGGCATGGCCGCGCGGTAG